The Lathyrus oleraceus cultivar Zhongwan6 chromosome 5, CAAS_Psat_ZW6_1.0, whole genome shotgun sequence genome includes the window GATCCTTTTGTGTTTGTTACTCTAGGCCATTTCTTAATATGTTCATTGCCTTAGAGTAATGTCTAGCCTTATTCCAGAGTTTCTTCTTATGGAAATTCCGTCATGGATAAGCTTTGACATTAGCTTCTGAAGATTTCAGAAGCTTAGATCAAGAAGTCTTAGGTACTGAATTCCATTGACTTTTTGACTTTTAGATCTTAGTGTCTAGTTTCATCAAAACCACTAACTTTGAGATCTCAGGTTCTGACTTATGCAAAACTTTTGACCTTGAGGTCTCTGGTTCTATCAGAACCTTTAACTTCTCTGTTATTGATCTTGAGATCCCTTTAATGTAAGACACCAATAAGTCATAAGCATAACATGTAGAAGATGGTTCAAAGAGATTCTTCCATGTCAAGATTATGAGAACCATACATTTCATGGAAGACCAAACCATCACTTTTGCTCTTTCTTACTCCATAGATCATGGATGCAAGAAAATTTCTATTAAGATATATTATTAAGAAATCTTGGAGAGCCATATCCTGCTTAGACATCAGCTAGATTTCTTTCCAATGTCTCGACAGTTTCTTTGGAAGATTTTAATTCTTCTTTACGAAACTCAAGTTGTTTCTTAACAACCttctgtaacacctcaaaatttgccctcctctcttgggactagcattaacatatttgcattttcattttaggtcattaggcattttcatattgcatatcatgtggttacattgtgcaagccatcttcccaagtcttgatcagaggatgaggaagtcagaaagtgtatgcctagggtttactgattgatcatgggccatctgaggattgggctgtgaattagggtttcatgattcccaagggtattggtattcatcttgattgaattgatacatcatcatcatggttggatgtcatcagaagattgaagaagattccttgagattagggttttgaccactggtcaaccctaatcagttgcattgggccaatcagggctggatcaggagatgaggtttctgatgattatggggttcattttgtgattatattgtgcttagtaaggctagggtttcacccttgagccatttcagttgaagattggggctcagattgatcaatgcattgccaaattcatctatcagatgaaaagtcaactgtggtcaactgtacatgatctggtggatttggaggtggaaacaagttagacacacttcattcatgttggaacaagtgttaaatgagATTGCAAggcttaaaaatgaagaaaatcaagtcaggacaaaaactgccaaaaatagcaagtgacttgtaactgaagtttccaaaaatggaaagtttttgacctcaaaaacagaagtccaaggaagcttcaaatgaaaaattgttcaacatgacagatgtagatcttgttctcacctttccaaaaagtccaagaacttgaaaatccaatgtacggtttgcaaaatatggctcagtgaatttcaaaaaaacccgtaatcaggaggccataactaccacatactttgtccaaattgcaagttctttatatgcacaaactccatttgacatgtactttgagggtgcatcattggatttgttcaaaaatggccaaggcaaaaagtcacttttcaactggacagctgaattggaccaggggcaaaattgtccaaaagtcaaaatattgggaatttttgaatgggactttttccaacacctcaggaatggcattttaagtgtgtttgaatattcatttcatggttaatgcacatggtttgagttttggcatgaaaaatggaaatgacaaaaatggacattttgcaaatacatggtgagtttgagaaatacatgaccaattgcaatgggaattgtttctacactTCACATATGGTGTTTTGGACATGTTGGAACCAATTGTGAGCTGGCATGTGCTGTCATTGTGTATTGACCAATTTGTCCTCATTTGCAAAAATTACCATTTCACTTAATTATGCCAAATGCTAATTACATGATTAGTGGAGGATTAAGCCAACATATATATTCCAAATCAtttgctaatcataacagaaaatcacattCTCCAAAGCTAGATCTAGAACTCTTCCAATTCTCTCAAACCTTCAAGAACACATCAATCTTCAATCTCACTTTTCTTCCTCATTCTTCAACCAAAATTGGAGATTCTTGTTGCATTCGATCACAAACCTCATCCTCACCATCTGTTTTGCAAAATTAAGAGGAATTAGGTGCTGCATCGTGACTGTTGCTAATGCCTTCATCCATGGTGATTTCGGATTGCGAGCTGTAGGAGCGAAATTGAAGGGACCTGAGCATCACATCACCTTGCCTGGAGCTTCTTCTACTGCTGTTTGAAGAAAAGAAGCGCAAAAGACCTCTCAATCACGACTGCCATTACAGGTTTGAGCAATTTTCGAGTTTCATGTTTTGCTCGATGTGCATATGCGTTTTATAGAGCTTGCTATGTAGATCGTCGTGATAGTTTTGGAATTGCGAATGGAGGACTGTGTAGGGAGATATTCGGATTCGAATTTTAGATGTGAAACCCTAGATCGAGTGATTCGTTTGATTTAGGAAGAGTTGAGAGAAATAGAGTTCATAGTTGTAATCCTCTTGTTGAGACGGTTCGAATGGTACCGGCCATGTCCATTTTCGTTAGCATTTGATGTTCTTCATGATTttgaaaattctggaaaatctCTTACTGAAaacgatgaagaagatgatgtttgATCCAAAttgtcatttgaattttcaaatttgcTGTTTCCCGCCGCGCAAAAAAAATTACCATAATGCCACTGAAATTTCATTTTTGTTAATTTAAgttaattcattttaattcttaaaaaattcactaacaccttaaaaaattcataaaaaatagtaaaaaattcctaaaaatatggaaattttttctatgactttgttgatgagtgtagaatttttttgacctattggtcaaagttgtgcttggcaaatatttcaattgacctagggttttccattgtatgtccatttttgatacattttggcaatttgatcatgaaatactcatatcataaaataaattcttgaaaatttttgtggtggttcttgactctttgaggattatttatatgtaaatttcgtgaattttggatacctggttagagagcagcaaattctggaacttaggtgtgacaatttgtgtcacacctcattatgtcaacttgcaggatttttttgagtgacctatacatgttgaaataaaatgaaattttgcatgatgattggttGGCATGTTGTGATGTTGTATGAaattttgtagaatttttcactgcattttctatttgatcatgatttttcatttctggagatcatttgtgcaagctcatatgacataggtttgtaattttgatgtgaaatcctcatatggtattgtatggccatgaaatttgatatgcatgaactagacacatgttaggacctccttgttttggtctcatccatttctttttagtttccaatgagatatgaatttttgaagtggatgtatgcattgatggtgtgaattggagcatgaaattgtgtctgtttttgttgattttcattgacatggttccatttgcccaattgagctcaaatttgacatggtagaccttgattgacccctgtttaggtgtatttaatttgagatttttttgatgtgttttggcatggctttgaatgcaatacttctgtttgtatatttggtgcttcatttgaaccaatatggattgttttgtgcatgaattgaacttgatggatgatataaacatgagaccaaggatgtttgctcttgtttgatgttaatttgatgttggatggtggataccttgctgttttaatttttttcttgcttttggaccctaggcttggcctagtggtctagttgctaatatttgcttggtttttcaggatcaaaagcataatgtacatggagaatgatccaaatccaattttgattgatgttgtggatgtttgtacactaacataacatttttttgtaggtgttggagcttgggcttaagccttgagcttgctttgtgttgtattgtttaaactgtttgattgtttgccgtatagtttgtctgattgattactgattgagtttgattgtttccaggtactttagttgctcagttccttgtgaactattgctttgctttgcttaagcaacttgcatttgaggtataaccttcttacttcatgtagtctggagacccggctgttaccgggccgggcaaattgtctgaagtcctccttaagaggcaatgattgtggttgtttattttaagcccaagcaggaaaagtccttcaagtaaggcaattggtggaaggtagggacaagcaacctgtcccccactattcagttgagtcttctccttgctcccattacatggttgtagcattgagatcaaaagcccaagatctgttgtgtcagagtcatcgagtatagaagggttcccctattctggacccatgctcatttgtcagctctccctggttagggataagagctgtgaggtctgatcctcacttcatcctttcatctgcttcaccttagcctcgtaatggcaaggttaagagcaaacacagcctgtacagacgattgcttaggcagtcaaacctgattgattgagccccttgtttggctatagtgcgtgttatgtggatatctgattgacatgcttgtttgagatacctgttctcatttgatgatatatgattgtatgcttgtgtgctagcttctttcctggttaggttagtttgcttatgcaagtaggatagaaaaccgaacttagggttaacgatgcatgacaacattaggctcgagtctcagctccctagttgtgtatctttccccggtttctggttagcaatttagtccctttcaggggaactacatcgccctgatcctcgtgccagacgaggtatgtaggcaggtggtcgcgcgagaccactccgggcaacctttttcttttttgcgtgtgtttacttgttatctgattgtgtgttttggctcggatgccgacgtaagcccagtgattggcagtcgggctccacgtttgccgttttgtacatattttggttcggatgccgacgtaattccatccagtggttgtcgggctccatgtttgccacccttgcttgtttgtatgttttgtgttgtttggcgtgcgtaagccgaactacagaggctctgattcttgttccagacaagatatgtaggcataaggtgcgataccttatcgagctcgttcctcttaaccccacctgcgttccccgtgtgtgtgtgtgatgcttagcaacctattctttattttagaacgtggatccctaggagtacctaggacgtgaggggtgctaataccttccccttgcgtaaccgactcccgaaccttttctctctggtcgcgagaccatgtctttccaggtttctctgagcgtttcctttccctatcttgggataaataacatttagtggcggctctgtgtgttttattttttaggctcgccggttgatttttcgcaggatgcgacagctggcgactctgttggggatccACAGACatgttgacctatgctggtccatcgtccctaagcgagtccttcctagcgttctaggattggTTTAGGTTGCTTGTATGTGTTGATTATTGCgtttattattctaaccagtgtgtatctatatttgcattaatgtctgcatgcatcatactatcatgttgttgccgccctctgcaggtggttctgttgtttggggtgggtgttctgagtggggctaaaacccaggcccgagtatacacctaggactagtgtggtctcacgttgcctctttcatgttaagtcaacatgtgcctggcggcgtgatgtgccacaagccggacgaggctcacttgatagtgctcatctctgtggatattccgctttgtttgagtcactccatttgagttgttgactctggtgaccgatcattcccggatctttggtttagacgattttaagagagctacaatggcacacccgaaagggcaaacccattgagtatctccgcccgattgtcgagaccattatccgccttaggaggacttgattagaacttacctgtgaggggagggttgttctgtcagatgtttgttcagatagccttcagatggtgacttttgatctgtgattcagagacataattataagtcggatttatggtcatttattgccgtgacgccggagtgctgtccgtgacttatcagtggggatccgtttatttcggattccccgggccgagatattttatcagtggggatccgtttatttcgggttccccgggccgattcagataagggtgatgtgtctactcggatatggtttggtgatgatggtgatgatgatgtatctgtcttccgtttatttcggaacccgtgggtcagaattgggattgtacattcctcatatggttatgatcagttcagagcccagattcagtgcaaatgatcagatggcttggaggatggcaacgcattgcattcattcatcagcatcattacattttgcattaattgcatctaacccatgtttacccatatgcagggacacttttgatcgagattctggttgagagattttctgctccaatatgaggaccggtttgaagaacaacattgcttacagtttctttgatccagagattggtgtgctcaaggatatgatagcattgattactcctgaccatgtgggaatgtttagagagtcatacggcggtattctgaagatggttttcagactcactgactgcgacaggagcgccatccacactcttcttcagttctatgaccctgggttgaggtgtttcgtttttccagactatctgttgggacctctgatggaggattatgtcagcatcctgggtattcagatccgtgatcagattcctttccatgtcaCTAGGGCGGAGCCGgatgtccttgggatttcacgtgctctttatttgagtccggaaatggtcaaggaaggttggaaggagaagggaaagttacctggatttcatttgagtttcttggaggctaatgccaaggaacatgctgctgtgggtaactggaagacggtttgtgctctgattgctgtgagcatttatgggattgttctgtttcctaaccagaagaatttCGTGGACCGTAATGCTatcaggttgtttatgcagagaaaccctattcctaccctgattggagatgtatactactcagtgcataacaggaatgagaagaggcgtggtggTCTGGTCAGATGCTGCTCTCAGCTACTCTTTAggtggttcatgggatatttgccttcccgaggtgcctTTGTTCAGATTGATCCTAGTGTGAAGTGGTCCTTTCgattgatgggtctgcgggctgatgacattgcttggactcataatggtttagCTGGTCGGGACTTCATCTGCAGTTGcgggagtttacctaatgtgcctttagtgggagttcagggttgcattaattacaacccgatgcttctccggagacagatggggtttgctatagagggtcctcctctcgggcgagagattcaggagtccttctatttcccgattgatggtaaccagaccaagttgaggcaggtattggacgaatggcgagatatccagaggaggggtaaggttccttacggcaaagtcaactgccggtattttccactatttgaggattggttgcggaagaggattgagtcTACATTTCTACCGTTCCCTGGAGGTGACTCAGTGTGTCCtaggattgagggtccaagttcttctgtcagcatggaggagttccttaagatgaagagggccagagatcagttacttgcagagaaagcggagttggagagaagtgttgctcattttcaggcagctaatcaggaaatcaaagtgaagatggaagatcaagacaagcgacatgcttTGGAGGCCAAACGCTTcgagatggatacagcctactatgggaagatcagccaagctttagcatcGTCCAACAGGGAACATGACATCACAaaggagaagctgttcagagcatcaaaagtcatcgaagatgagaagagaaggcaaatcatagtgaaggatcagagagatgacagagtcaggggtctcattgctgagtgggaggcaaagctgcAAGTCAAGGAGTCAGAGAAGCTAAAGATCATTgcagagagagatcactatatggctgagagagaccactacttcaggcagatgaagattcatcagaaggaagttggaagactacagcaggagaataccgagctcaggttcgccgcagagttcgcgaggatggaagatgagatagggccatctgtgggaccctcatctagctagatctttcatttgtgttgaattaccgtcaggcttgttgacggaattcactttgtctgtatttcttttctattctggaggattgtatttgataTTTGATCTGATGTATGACTATTGCACCGATTGTGCACTTTTTGGTTATGTAATGATGGTTTCTATTCAGTGATTGGGTGacaagctttatttgctttaccgtatgcacttacacaagcacacacatggttgggggtattcttgctaaatcacatatctccgatctgcacaACAAAATCAAACACTGCTAATCAGAATGTTAATGCCGGcttattatttgtctcgatgatgccagggtcgagagacaaagtgtccttcatatggatagacactgcatacatgcattaatcatgataacttgtgttttattttgcaggtgactattactaacgtgcttgtttgtaaacaggaaccattgctcgcgctcgtagagctgtacccctgcactcaactcgccctcacagatattacacaagaagaaacactcccagactcatggagcttcccagtgctgatatgctggaattgaaggagaaaatgaccgaactgatcaatataatgcaaggttttgccattggtcagaaggctctcgcagataaagttgagaaactcgagcgggtttctgctcagaacagtggggtcaacctggatggagtctccaaccaggggcagggatctcgtgatggtggaaagaggacaacagttggtctggtgaataatgctggtgctgctggtcaacctgggcctagtcagaatatgaaagacaactttgtgcctccgttttatggttttgacgaagatcaggaggaagatagagaggctgaccagttctctatgcgaaatgagccttttgtgccttatgacattcctcctcagaacaaggaaatccagctgctggctgagaagataaAAGTGCTTGAAAGTTATGCCACGCCAGGGGTGGTTaacatgtccaacatgggattggtggaggggattgtcattcctcagaagttcaaggcgcctgcgttcgataaatacaacggtagttcctgcccggaaactcatctccaggcatttgtccgcaaaatctcagcatacaccgcggatcaaaaactgtggatgtactttttccaggacagcctgtctggaggctccttggaatggtacaccaagttgagatcgtccgatatcaaaagctggcaagatttgggagatgctttctttaagcagtaccagtttaatgcagatatggctccgagtcgtacccagctgcagggcATGTCTCAGAAACATAATGAGGgctttaaagagtatgcgcaaaggtggagagagttggctgccagagttcaacctccgttggtagatcgggagatgtctgatttgtttatggggaccctgcaggggccatttgctgagaggatggtAGGTTGTCCTGTCACCAACTTCTCCGACATTGTGGTGGCGGGGGAAAGGATAGAGAGTTGGTTAAAGCTGGGCAAAATTCAGGgtgcgtcttcttcttcttcagggTCGAAAAAGCCGTTTGGTAACAATGGTGGacagaggaagaaagagggagatACCAGTGTAGTGTACGCTCAGCg containing:
- the LOC127079093 gene encoding uncharacterized protein LOC127079093, yielding MRTGLKNNIAYSFFDPEIGVLKDMIALITPDHVGMFRESYGGILKMVFRLTDCDRSAIHTLLQFYDPGLRCFVFPDYLLGPLMEDYVSILGIQIRDQIPFHVTRAEPDVLGISRALYLSPEMVKEGWKEKGKLPGFHLSFLEANAKEHAAVGNWKTVCALIAVSIYGIVLFPNQKNFVDRNAIRLFMQRNPIPTLIGDVYYSVHNRNEKRRGGLVRCCSQLLFRWFMGYLPSRGAFVQIDPSVKWSFRLMGLRADDIAWTHNGLAGRDFICSCGSLPNVPLVGVQGCINYNPMLLRRQMGFAIEGPPLGREIQESFYFPIDGNQTKLRQVLDEWRDIQRRGKVPYGKVNCRYFPLFEDWLRKRIESTFLPFPGGDSVCPRIEGPSSSVSMEEFLKMKRARDQLLAEKAELERSVAHFQAANQEIKVKMEDQDKRHALEAKRFEMDTAYYGKISQALASSNREHDITKEKLFRASKVIEDEKRRQIIVKDQRDDRVRGLIAEWEAKLQVKESEKLKIIAERDHYMAERDHYFRQMKIHQKEVGRLQQENTELRFAAEFARMEDEIGPSVGPSSS